One Candidatus Buchananbacteria bacterium genomic window, CTTCACCAGCCGACCCCATCTAACCGCCAAGTTCTCATACGTAGCCGGGGTTATTATTATCTTTTTTGCGCTCTACAACATCAACGGTCAATTTAACGTTCTGGGGCTACCGAGCTTAAGCGACATAACTGTTTTGTCGAGTAAAAATGCCACCAACGATATGGCTGGTACGCCATACGCTGGCAGTGAAGAACAAATTATCTCGCTTGTTGCCAAAGGCTTTAGCTACACACCAACCAGCCCGACATCACTCAAGGCAGGCATACCAACTAAACTCGTAGTGGATAATCAAGGAATTCAAGGCTGTGGCACCTACATGGCCTCCCGCGGGCTGATCAATGGTTTTGTCGCTCTAGAAAAAGGCGAAAATATTATTGACGTTGGTTCGCCAAAGCCCGGAACATACAAAATTACCTGCTCAATGGGCATGGTGCCGCCGGTAACAATCACTATTAAATAATCACATGGATAAAAAACTACTCATTAAAGGGATGCATTGTGACGCCTGCCTTAATTTGATCAAAATGGAGCTGGCTGATGCCGGATTAGAAAACAACATTAAAGAAATAAAATTACTCGACGGCCAGCAGCGAGGTTTTGTAACGCTGACTAATCCTTCTGAAGCAAAAATTATTCAGGCAATCACAGCTATCAATGCACTTGGACCATACCAGGTTGAAATTTAACTGATCTAATATGATAACTAAAAAAATATTTCCGATTGTCGGAATGCATTGCGCTTCCTGCAAAATACTAATCGAAAAAATGGTCAAAAAATTAGATGGCGTCTCTGACGTTCAGGTTAACTATGCCACCGAAAAAATGACCGTAACCTACGACGAAAAAAAAATCGGCTCAGCCGACCTTTCGTCCGCCGTCAGCAAAGCCGGAAGCTATAGGCTAATTACCAATCAAGCCGGTGAAACTGTTTTAGCGTCACCGCCAGAAGCCAAAAAAATCACTCGTCACCATCACCAAGCATCGTCTACGGCCGGACACCACGATCACGCCTCAGCGCTAAAGAAAGAAGCCTACCTTAAACTTAAGAAAAAAGTCATCATGGTTGGCATTGGTTCAGTGCCATTCTTCTTAATGATGATTAATACTGTTTTGGCGTCGTTTGGCTTAATGATGGTCGGCGAACAATTCGGGTTCATTAAAATTGAAGCATTAAACTATAGGCTTAACCTATTTTTCTTGCTGCAATTTTTGATCGCCACGCCTATTATTTTCATCGGCGGCCAGCAATTCTTCCAAAGCGCTTGGCAGGCCTTAAAAGCCAAAGCGGCTAATATGGATACCTTAATTGCGCTTGGTACCTTCACGGCCTGGCTCTTCTCAACGTTGGTTACGTTTACGCCTCAATTTTTTGGATCGCTTAAAACTGACGTCTTTTTTGAAGCGGCGGTTTTTATTACCTTCTTTATTCTGATTGGACGACTCCTTGAAGCCAGGGCCAAAGGTCAAGCTAACGACGCTATTAAAAAACTGTTTGCCCTTCAGGCTAAAGAAGCAACTGTCATACGTCACAATCAGGAAATTAAAATCTCCATTGATCAAGTAGTTACTGGCGACATTATCATCGTAAAGCCCGGAGAAAAAATTCCGGTTGATGGCACCATCGTTAACGGTGCCAGCACGATTGATGAATCAATGGTCACTGGCGAATCGTTACCGGTTGAAAAAACGGTCGGCGACCAAGTCATTGGTTCAACCATCAACAAAACCGGAGCTTTTACTTTTGAGGCAAAAAAAGTCGGGTCCGAAACCCTGCTGGCGCAAATCATTAAAATGGTTGAAGAAGCTCAGGGCACGACCGCGCCAATTCAAAAGTTAGCCGACGCCATTTCAGGTATCTTTGTGCCAATTGTAGTTGTGATTGCCGTTATTGCCTTTTTATTTTGGCTATTTATTGCCCCGACGATTGGCTTAATTGGCACTGATGTGTCAGTGCTGCAGTTAGCTGTCTACATTGCAACAACCATATTGATTATTGCCTGCCCATGTGCGCTGGGGCTTGCGACCCCAACTGCCGTTATGGTTGGCACCGGTCAAGCAGCGAGGCGCGGCATCTTAATCAAGGATGCCGCCGCTCTTGAGGGGGCTCAACAAATCAAAACCATTGTATTTGATAAAACTGGAACTCTAACTAAAGGCATTCCCGAGGTAACTGATTTTGTCTTAACCGGCACCATTGATGAAAAAACCGTCCTGTCGTATGCCTATGCCCTGGAAAAAAATTCTGAACACCCTTTGTCTGACGCCATTACCAAATTTGCAACAAAATTCAAAAACAATGATACGGCCACAGCTTTTAAAGCCATTGAAGGTCGAGGTGTTGAAGGCGTTGTTAACAACCAAAACATAACGATTGGCAACCAACGACTGCTAAACGAAAAACATATTACCATTGATCAAACAACCCTCAACCGGGTTGAGCAACTCAGCCGTCAAGGTAAATCAATCGCTTATATGGTAATTGCTGATTCATTAGTTGCCTTTTTCGGCCTCGCTGACGTTATTAAAGATGAATCCGTTCAAGCCATCAAAAATCTCCAGGCCATGGGCATTACAGTTATTATGTTAAGCGGCGACAATCAAAAAACCGCTGACGCTATTGCCCAAAAACTCGGCATCAACCAAGTTATTGCCGAGGTAATGCCTCAAGACAAAGCACAAATTATCAAGGAGCTGCAAAGTAAGTTAACCAACAAAGGGTACGTTGCCATGGTGGGGGACGGCATTAACGATGCACCAGCCCTGGCTCAGGCTAATATCGGCATTGCTATGGGGACCGGCACCGACGTGGCAATTGAAACTGGTGATATTGTTCTGGTTAAGGGTACGCTCGACAAAGTGGTAGAGGCAATAAAAATGTCACGCTCGACACTAAAGATCATCAAACAAAACCTATTTTGGGCGTTTGGGTATAATATTGTGGCCATCCCAGTAGCCGCCGGCATACTCTATCCATTTCTTGGAATTTTACTTTCGCCAATCATTGCCAGTGCCGCCATGGCATTTAGTTCAATTTCCGTCGTACTAAACAGTATCCGTTTAAAGGCAATTAAACTTAAATAGCAATCTAACTAAAAAATAAATGCAAATGACTTGCATTTATTTTTTAGTTGTGGTACCATTATTAATATGCAAAATATCCTGAAAAAATCTGGGTTAAAAAATACAGCGTGCCGCAAACATATTATTGGTGTTTTAATTAAAACCCACGAACCAATTTCCGCCGAAACACTATATCAAAAATTAAAAAAACAGTATGATCTGGTGACTATCTACCGCAATTTAGCAGCGTTCGAACAAAAGGGGATTGTTTTCAAAGAGCATATCAATAAAATTGACCGTTACTATATTGACAATGCTCAACATCACCACATCACGTGTACTAGCTGCGGAAAAACTGAGTGTGTTCCGTGCACCCACAACAATTTTAAAATTAAAAATTTTATTAATATTAAACATCAGCTGGTGCTAAGCGGCATCTGCCAAGGATGTACTAATCATTATTAATATATGTTTCTAGTCATCATCGCTGCCACAGTCATCATTAGCCTTATTGCGTTAGGCAGCATTCTTGTTATCTTTCGTAAAGAAAACCAGCCTGCGGGCTTTCGTTCTTTAATCAGTCTCGCTGCCGGATCATTGCTAGCGGTTTCGTTTCTTGATTTATTACCAGAAGCCATTGAGGAAAGCGAGGGTATTTTCGAACCACACTTAATCTCTGCTTTGGTGCTAGTCAGTATTCTAATATTTTTCATTTTTGAAAGAATTTTACACTGGCACCATTGTCCGGATCCAATCCATCCGGAGCATAATCACCGCCATCATCAAAGGGGTTTAGTGTACCTCAACCTTATCGGTGACGCAATTCATAATTTTATTGACGGCTTTTTAGTCGCCGGCGCCTTCCTGCTTGATTTTCAAGTTGGCTTGTCTGTAACGGCGGCGGTTATTCTACACGAAATTCCTCAAGAGATTTCTGATTTCGGAGTTTTGCTCTATGCTGGACTCAGCCGCACCAAAGCTATTATCTACAACCTGACTGTTGCTTTAACTGCCATCCTCGGCGCTACAGTTTTTTATTTCTTGGGCGAATCATTTGAAATCATTATCCCGCTTATGGCCGCAGTTGCTGCTGGAAATTTTATCTATCTTGCAACAGCCGATTTGATTCCAGAACTACACCACGAAACCAACCGAGGCAAGATTGTTACTCATTCCGCGTGGTTACTATTTGGTGTCGCGATGATTTATATTGTTGGTATTTTATTTCCCCACAGCTAAAATTCTAAAGATGGCTCAAGAAACTGCTTATACCTTGTATGCTAGTTTTAACAACGCCAATCACCTCCATATCTAGCCATTAAATAAAAAGAGGTTGTGCATATACAACCTCTGTTCCAATGAACAAGCCTCACTGCAAAGGACCGACCACGGCGTCGGTTGAGCCGTGCAAACGGATATTCTCCTCGCGTGAAAGCCAAAATCCTCCCAAATAACGATACTTCATCGCCGTAACGTCAAAAGCAAAAAAGGCGCGTAACACCATCAGCCAGTCTTTGCCATTGCACAAAAACGGACACCTCATCGGTTCAATGAAATTCTGGCAATACATCAGGC contains:
- a CDS encoding ZIP family metal transporter produces the protein MFLVIIAATVIISLIALGSILVIFRKENQPAGFRSLISLAAGSLLAVSFLDLLPEAIEESEGIFEPHLISALVLVSILIFFIFERILHWHHCPDPIHPEHNHRHHQRGLVYLNLIGDAIHNFIDGFLVAGAFLLDFQVGLSVTAAVILHEIPQEISDFGVLLYAGLSRTKAIIYNLTVALTAILGATVFYFLGESFEIIIPLMAAVAAGNFIYLATADLIPELHHETNRGKIVTHSAWLLFGVAMIYIVGILFPHS
- a CDS encoding copper-translocating P-type ATPase; amino-acid sequence: MITKKIFPIVGMHCASCKILIEKMVKKLDGVSDVQVNYATEKMTVTYDEKKIGSADLSSAVSKAGSYRLITNQAGETVLASPPEAKKITRHHHQASSTAGHHDHASALKKEAYLKLKKKVIMVGIGSVPFFLMMINTVLASFGLMMVGEQFGFIKIEALNYRLNLFFLLQFLIATPIIFIGGQQFFQSAWQALKAKAANMDTLIALGTFTAWLFSTLVTFTPQFFGSLKTDVFFEAAVFITFFILIGRLLEARAKGQANDAIKKLFALQAKEATVIRHNQEIKISIDQVVTGDIIIVKPGEKIPVDGTIVNGASTIDESMVTGESLPVEKTVGDQVIGSTINKTGAFTFEAKKVGSETLLAQIIKMVEEAQGTTAPIQKLADAISGIFVPIVVVIAVIAFLFWLFIAPTIGLIGTDVSVLQLAVYIATTILIIACPCALGLATPTAVMVGTGQAARRGILIKDAAALEGAQQIKTIVFDKTGTLTKGIPEVTDFVLTGTIDEKTVLSYAYALEKNSEHPLSDAITKFATKFKNNDTATAFKAIEGRGVEGVVNNQNITIGNQRLLNEKHITIDQTTLNRVEQLSRQGKSIAYMVIADSLVAFFGLADVIKDESVQAIKNLQAMGITVIMLSGDNQKTADAIAQKLGINQVIAEVMPQDKAQIIKELQSKLTNKGYVAMVGDGINDAPALAQANIGIAMGTGTDVAIETGDIVLVKGTLDKVVEAIKMSRSTLKIIKQNLFWAFGYNIVAIPVAAGILYPFLGILLSPIIASAAMAFSSISVVLNSIRLKAIKLK
- a CDS encoding transcriptional repressor; translation: MQNILKKSGLKNTACRKHIIGVLIKTHEPISAETLYQKLKKQYDLVTIYRNLAAFEQKGIVFKEHINKIDRYYIDNAQHHHITCTSCGKTECVPCTHNNFKIKNFINIKHQLVLSGICQGCTNHY